Sequence from the Maribellus comscasis genome:
TATTGAAAACGAAAATCCAAACCGAAATTTATCCAATGAAAAGATAGTGATGTATGGCGAACCTGGTGATTCGTTAAAATTTATAGCAAATGGAAAAGAAAAACCCTGGACACTTTCTTTTTATGGAGAAAGAAAGAATGAGGCAGAATTGCTATTGGAATTACGAGAAAAGATCAAACTGGAAAACCTTGGTTTAATTTCACCAAATAGTAGTCAATATGTGCTTGACGGTGATTTATATTTTGGACGTGGTGCCACTAAAATGCCAGACGGCACATACAAGATAAACTATAAAAACTACAACACTGAATTTGAAAAAGCTATAAAACAAACTGACGATATATCGTTTCAGTATAAAAACACAGTAAATAAAGAAGTCCGTTCATTTATTGCTAACGAGGTAAAAGCCTTTATTTACAATGGGGTATATGATTATTTAATTAGCTCAATATTTTTAGAAAGAAGATATCCGGGGCATTATGTTACAGATGCTGAAAATAAAAATACCAAAAGAATTTCAGCATTGGCAGAAGAACTAAATCCTCAACTAACCTATAACGATTATGGAATACAATCCCGCAAAAGTATATCTAAGTACCTGAATTATCAACTCCGGAAAACTAAAAAAGTTAGCAGCCATTCGTCAACTGTTATATCACGATTTTATAGTTTTAATGATATTGATCAATTAACACAATTTGCTCAATTGATCTTAACCGGTGCTCCTCTTTACCGAGAAATTGGTTCAACCTTTAATCAAATTCTAATGGATTATTTGCCAATTCGCAATATGCCTCATATATCATACTCCAACAATGAAAAAGAAGCTGCGATCCAATACCTACAATTGATGGCGCGAAGTTGCAACGACATCGAATTAGTAAATGAAATCAATCAAAAGCTCCAGCAGAGGGCGAAGATAGAAACAGGGGATCATATTCCTAACTTAAAACTTTTTGATAGTGATGGGAAAGAACAATCCTTTTCAGATCTTATAAAAGGAAAACCAACTGTTTTCTATTTCCCATCGACCTGGATTGGAGATAGATATGAACTGGATGTGATAGCACCAAAGAATCCGGATCTTGAAATAATAATGGTTACAGAAGGGAGTAATTTCCGGGAATGGAAAGAATACAATAAAAGAGCGGAACCTGTAATTCAACAACTCTTCTATAAAAATGATACTGCTTCTTTAAAGGAACTGTTGTTTCACAGGAGTACTTATGCAGCATTTGACCGCGAAGGAAATTTCTTAGGATATCACAATTCTTTCAAAAGTGCGTCTGATGCAGCAAAGACAAGCGTTGAAAAAAAACAGCTCGATAAATCGCAACTCAAAATTATAATTATTGTACTGCTAATACTTCTTACGCTACTTATTTTAAGTTTGTTAATCTGGAGATGGCGGGTTCGGCAACGGTTCCGAAAGGAACAGCAGCAGCGGCGGTTGCGCGAGCTGGAACTTACTGCAATCCGGTCGCAAATGAACCCCCATTTTCTTTTTAACAGTTTGAACTCGGTGCAAAACCTGGTTCAGCAAAACAAGGGCCGCGAGGCCCATTTGTATTTGGCCGACTTTGCCGGATTAATCAGAAAAGTATTGCAGAATTCAGAAAAAGAAGAAGTATCACTGGCCGAAGAACTGGAAATGATAAACCAGTATCTGAATCTCGAGAAACTGCGGTTTGATTTTGATTTTACTATTTCGGTTGAAGATAAAATTGATACAAACAATACGATGGTTCCTTCAATGCTTTTACAACCTTTTGCAGAAAATGCGGTTATTCATGGCCTTCAGAATAAAACCGGCTACAGACAACTAAAAATTGAAGTCGCGCGTGACAAGTCGGGAATAAAAATTACTATTGAAGACAACGGAGTAGGCCGTGAAGCAGCAAAAAACATCGCCAAAGCCAAAAACGGGAAAGGTTCAAAATTGATGAAAGACAGGCTTGAAATTTTGCAGGAAAAACACGGAGAAAAATACCATTTGGAAACCATCGACTTAACCGAAAACGATACTGGAACACGAGTAGATATCTATATTCCTGAAGAAAATTAAATTTTTTTAATGTTAAAAAAACAAAATATACATAATAAACATAATTGCGGAATAGTTTTTGATAACTGAAAAATCAGTTGCATTCTTAATAATTTAGTTATTAAATTTTGCGGCTCCTCAAAAAAACTATAAACTATTAATTGTAAGCCATGAAAAAAATCAGTCAATCTCTAAAACGCACAATCTTTTTTGTTGCCGTGTTCTTTTGCTCCTTCTCTTTGTTCTCAAACAATTATCCTCCTCTTGATTTTGAAATCAAAGGAGTTGTAAGCGATTCGGTGTCAGGCGATGGAATTTCCTACGTAACCATAAGCATTCAAACCGAAAAAGGCGTGATAAAACGTTTGGCCAGCGATGCATCAGGAAAATTTTCATTTTCGCTCGATTCCGTTGGCACCTACGATGTAATCTTCCATTCCATTGGTTACCAGATGCAGGTAAAACAAATCAAATTAAACAAATCTGCTACTAAAATCGACCTTGGTACCATTCCCCTTAAACATTCGGTTGAACAAATCGGAGAAGTGACGGTGGCCGTTCAAAAACCCCTGATTCGAACAGAGCCTGACAAGATTGTTTACAGCCTGGAAACCGACCCGGAATCGAAAACCAGCAATGTACTTGAAATGCTGAGAAAAGTGCCTCTTCTTTCAGTCGACGGAGAGGACAATATTCAAATGAAAGGTTCTTCCAATTTTAAAATACTGATTAACGGTAAAAGTTCTGCCATGGTTTCGCAAAACCCGAAAGAAGTGCTGCGAAGTTTACCGGCAAGCAGTGTAAAAGATATTGAGGTGATTACCGATCCCTCATCAAAATACGAAGCCGAAGGAACAGCCGGAATCATAAACATTATTACCAATAAAAACCAGATTGAAGGATTTCTGGCACGTGGAAGCGGAAGTGTTGATTCACGCGGAGGATACAGTGGAGGACTTTACGCAACTTCGAAAATTAACAAATTTGGTTTCTCTTTAAATTATAATTACAACAAATATCTTCAGCCCAAAAGCGAATCGGAAAGTTACCGTGAAAATTACCAAAGTACAACCAACCGATACACCGAAACCGAAGGCTATAACAAAAGCACCGGCCGTTACAATTTTTTAATGGGTGAGGCCAGTTATGAAATTGACACCTTGAATTTAATCAGTCTTTCTTTTTTTGGCTACGGAGGAGATTTTTCCAGTCCGGGCTACAGTTTAACCAACGATTATGACACTGACCGAATTCTTACACGTCAATTTGAAAATACGATTAAAAGCAGTAACGGCTTTGGATCTTTGTCGGGAAATATCGATTATCAGCGTACGTTCGACAAACCGGATAAAACCTTTACCGTTTCCTACCGGCTCGACAATTCTCCACGAAATACAGACTATAAAAATGTAATTAACGGAATCCTTGATTATCCTTCATACCAGCAAAAAACCACAAACGATGCAGTGGGTCGCGAACACACCTTTCAATTAGATTATTACGACCCGATTACAAAAGTTCACCAGATAGAGACAGGGATAAAATACATTTTAAGACAAAATAAAAGTAATTCTGATATTTTCAGGTTTAACGAGGATACTGATGAATGGGAACGAGATTTAACACGGAACAATGATCTGGATTACGACCAGCACGTAGTTGGAATTTATGGCGGCTATGTCCTCAAACTAAAAAAAATAAACATAAAAACCGGGTTACGGGCAGAAATTACAAAAAACGACGGTGTATTTACGTCAACTTCCGACACAACCTTTACCAACCGAATGTTTAACCTTATCCCCTATGTTACGCTTTCCAAAAATCTTAAAAACGGACAAAATGTTAAACTGTCTTATACACAACGTTTATCCCGTCCGGGAATTTGGTACCTCAATCCTTTTTACAATGATTCCGACCCTTTAAATGTTCGTTACGGAAACCCAAAACTCGACTCAGAAATCAGACACACCTTCAACTTTACCTATGGAAAATTTTCTCCTAAATTCAACTTTAACCTGAACCTAAGCTCCGCATTTGAAAACAACTCAATTACCTCAATTACAACTCTCCAGCCCGACGGAGTAAGTGTAACCACTTATGAGAATATTGGGAAATACCAGGATTATAGTGGTTATATTTACGGGATGGTTAAAGTAGGAAAAAAGTTAAGTTTTAACTCAAATATCGGAGCATATTACACCATTCTGGAAAGCAATGGCGGGCAAAATCTAAGCAACGAGGGTTTTCGCTACCGAGGGACGCTATCAATGCGATATAATGTCTGGGAAAACGGAACCTTCTCCATCTACGGTGGGATGTATTCTCCCTCCATTATGCTACAGGGAGAATCTTCAAGTTACAATTACTCAAATGTCGCGTTCTCACAATCATTTTTCGACAAAAAACTACGGGTAAATTTCTCGGTGAGCGACCCGTTCAGAGAGAGAATGGAATTCTCAAGTACCTTACAAGATGACACGTTTTACAGAAAATCGAAAAATTATAACTACAACCGAACTTTCAGAGTTTACATTTCGTACCAGATTGGACAGATGAAGGAGCAAATTAAAAAAGCCCGGCGCTCAATAAAAAATACCGATTTAAAAAGTGGTGGCGACAGCGGACAGGGAGCAAGTACAGGAGGTGGTCAATAGCGACAGGAAATGAAAATAAAATCCATAATAGTTGACGATGAAAAAAACGGCCGGGAGAACCTGGCTGGTATTCTGAATCAGTACTGCCCCGAAATAGAACTTTTAGGGCAGGCGGATTCAGCAGAATCGGGTATTTCGCTCATCAGGAAATGTAATCCCGAATTGGTTTTTCTGGATATCGAAATGCCAAAGGCTGACGGGTTTCAGTTACTTGAGCATTTTAAAGATTTTCATTTTGAAGTGATCTTTGTTACCGCATTTGATAATTACGCCATAAAAGCAATCCGCTTTTCGGCCACCGATTATATTCTGAAACCCATAAATATTAACGAACTAAAAGCCGCAGTTGAAACGGTAGCTGCACGAATAAGGCAAAAAATGGAGAACCAGCGGATGAAGGAGTTGGTCTACAACATCAGCCAACCACAAAATCCCCGAATCGGGTTACCTACCGGCGACCGCATTGAGTTTGTTGAGGTAGAAAAAATAATACGGTGCCAGGGAGAAGGGAATTATACGCACATCTACTTTAAAGAGAGCCGGCACTTGTTTGTTGCCAAAACTTTGGTCGAATTTGAAGACTTATTAAAGGAATATTCATTTCTACGTGTTCATAAAACCCATTTGGTAAACCTAAAACATGTGGTTAGTTATTTGAAAAACGACGGCGGCATTCTTCAGCTCACCAATGGAGATTCGATTTCAATTTCGCGCCGCCGAAAAGAAACAGTACTACAGGAAATGAAAATAATGAATAAGATAAAAACCTTTTTGTGAAGACTTTCTTTAGAAATAAACTCTGGCTTACAGCCCTGCCGATTGCTTTGGGTGTCATCTTATTTCTTATTGTTAACGCCCGTAAAGAACCTAAAAAGTCAGTTTATCCTTTAAACGTGATGGTAACATTCGACGAGACTAAATTTGTAGTACAAAATTGTGATACAATTGATTTTGTAAACGCTACACTTTCTTTAAACGAATACTACAAGATAAACGGAGTCAATTTAAAAGCAGGAGAAAATTACACCATTTGGCCAGTTGAATTTGTTCACAGTAACGGAAAACATTTTTCCAAGCGGCAGCCCCTGCTAAAATTCTCGATTTGGTGCGAATTGAATGATAATAACAATGGTTTTTACAATAAAAAATTCAGGTGATATTGAAATGTTAAAATTTTGGTATTCACCAAATTGTTTTTTTACCTTTAAAAACCAAAACAAAAAAAGCAACCATGAGAACACTGTTAGCATTTCTAATCACGCTTGGTATTTTTTCCGTAGCCATTGCGCAGG
This genomic interval carries:
- a CDS encoding LytR/AlgR family response regulator transcription factor: MKIKSIIVDDEKNGRENLAGILNQYCPEIELLGQADSAESGISLIRKCNPELVFLDIEMPKADGFQLLEHFKDFHFEVIFVTAFDNYAIKAIRFSATDYILKPININELKAAVETVAARIRQKMENQRMKELVYNISQPQNPRIGLPTGDRIEFVEVEKIIRCQGEGNYTHIYFKESRHLFVAKTLVEFEDLLKEYSFLRVHKTHLVNLKHVVSYLKNDGGILQLTNGDSISISRRRKETVLQEMKIMNKIKTFL
- a CDS encoding histidine kinase produces the protein MKTKLFLTLTIIFNFARAFSQEQIIKLNLQERHEYIFEKIDKIYLKSENEPDKFLQEDAKKIKITVEKIVPNELIEFSFQYSKNIRDNGSYGEMLNCVDYFFPELVVTRPYDVVQGLLCRSVLKFSLNLKTNSIELINRQNLINSFRTRLAELQIEGEELDLVWDIINKNKWFIEDEEVRFLTWFNNSNLTDKSIINSKIPDKLKVIEKSPTFISLGDENTQKIVPGKTQKKYWLNLESGIITNYSSIRYESSKGKTEKNFLTGNWKVFEKSLSLIDSHLVPAQKLFVSGKIEDPLSNKIFIKFLDQPFGTILKEITVFLNENGSFSTSFNFHNSGLIYIENENPNRNLSNEKIVMYGEPGDSLKFIANGKEKPWTLSFYGERKNEAELLLELREKIKLENLGLISPNSSQYVLDGDLYFGRGATKMPDGTYKINYKNYNTEFEKAIKQTDDISFQYKNTVNKEVRSFIANEVKAFIYNGVYDYLISSIFLERRYPGHYVTDAENKNTKRISALAEELNPQLTYNDYGIQSRKSISKYLNYQLRKTKKVSSHSSTVISRFYSFNDIDQLTQFAQLILTGAPLYREIGSTFNQILMDYLPIRNMPHISYSNNEKEAAIQYLQLMARSCNDIELVNEINQKLQQRAKIETGDHIPNLKLFDSDGKEQSFSDLIKGKPTVFYFPSTWIGDRYELDVIAPKNPDLEIIMVTEGSNFREWKEYNKRAEPVIQQLFYKNDTASLKELLFHRSTYAAFDREGNFLGYHNSFKSASDAAKTSVEKKQLDKSQLKIIIIVLLILLTLLILSLLIWRWRVRQRFRKEQQQRRLRELELTAIRSQMNPHFLFNSLNSVQNLVQQNKGREAHLYLADFAGLIRKVLQNSEKEEVSLAEELEMINQYLNLEKLRFDFDFTISVEDKIDTNNTMVPSMLLQPFAENAVIHGLQNKTGYRQLKIEVARDKSGIKITIEDNGVGREAAKNIAKAKNGKGSKLMKDRLEILQEKHGEKYHLETIDLTENDTGTRVDIYIPEEN
- a CDS encoding TonB-dependent receptor domain-containing protein, with translation MKKISQSLKRTIFFVAVFFCSFSLFSNNYPPLDFEIKGVVSDSVSGDGISYVTISIQTEKGVIKRLASDASGKFSFSLDSVGTYDVIFHSIGYQMQVKQIKLNKSATKIDLGTIPLKHSVEQIGEVTVAVQKPLIRTEPDKIVYSLETDPESKTSNVLEMLRKVPLLSVDGEDNIQMKGSSNFKILINGKSSAMVSQNPKEVLRSLPASSVKDIEVITDPSSKYEAEGTAGIINIITNKNQIEGFLARGSGSVDSRGGYSGGLYATSKINKFGFSLNYNYNKYLQPKSESESYRENYQSTTNRYTETEGYNKSTGRYNFLMGEASYEIDTLNLISLSFFGYGGDFSSPGYSLTNDYDTDRILTRQFENTIKSSNGFGSLSGNIDYQRTFDKPDKTFTVSYRLDNSPRNTDYKNVINGILDYPSYQQKTTNDAVGREHTFQLDYYDPITKVHQIETGIKYILRQNKSNSDIFRFNEDTDEWERDLTRNNDLDYDQHVVGIYGGYVLKLKKINIKTGLRAEITKNDGVFTSTSDTTFTNRMFNLIPYVTLSKNLKNGQNVKLSYTQRLSRPGIWYLNPFYNDSDPLNVRYGNPKLDSEIRHTFNFTYGKFSPKFNFNLNLSSAFENNSITSITTLQPDGVSVTTYENIGKYQDYSGYIYGMVKVGKKLSFNSNIGAYYTILESNGGQNLSNEGFRYRGTLSMRYNVWENGTFSIYGGMYSPSIMLQGESSSYNYSNVAFSQSFFDKKLRVNFSVSDPFRERMEFSSTLQDDTFYRKSKNYNYNRTFRVYISYQIGQMKEQIKKARRSIKNTDLKSGGDSGQGASTGGGQ